One Kitasatospora sp. MAP12-44 DNA segment encodes these proteins:
- the rbfA gene encoding 30S ribosome-binding factor RbfA, whose amino-acid sequence MTDKARARKLADRIQVIVAQTLERRVKDPRLGFVTITDTKVTGDLRDATVFYTVFGDDTERQATAQALESAKGVLRSEVGKQTGVRFTPTLTFIADALPENVRQIDDLLDQVRLSDAAVRTAAAGATYAGDADPYKAPASDRDADEDE is encoded by the coding sequence GTGACCGACAAGGCAAGGGCGCGCAAGCTCGCCGACCGCATCCAGGTGATCGTCGCCCAGACGTTGGAGCGGCGGGTCAAGGACCCGCGACTGGGCTTCGTGACCATCACCGACACCAAGGTCACCGGCGATCTGCGGGACGCCACCGTCTTCTACACCGTCTTCGGTGACGACACCGAGCGCCAGGCGACCGCACAGGCGCTGGAGAGCGCCAAGGGGGTGCTGCGCTCCGAGGTCGGCAAGCAGACCGGGGTGCGCTTCACCCCGACGCTGACCTTCATCGCGGACGCGCTGCCGGAGAACGTCCGGCAGATCGACGATCTGCTGGACCAGGTCCGGCTCTCCGACGCGGCGGTGCGCACCGCCGCCGCGGGCGCCACGTACGCGGGCGACGCCGATCCGTACAAGGCTCCGGCGTCCGACCGCGACGCGGATGAGGACGAGTAG
- the eccE gene encoding type VII secretion protein EccE, whose product MRRRSTGHGRRGDPGGAATAAGAEAVTVRVHPRAGLLGSRLRLQQLVLVEVAVALVALGWTIGKMVAAVFAVPAVLLLVLAVVPLRGRTLPEALRVRAAGRARRREALGYLPPPGTDPGLAPVLELEPALRTCTHATESDLGAGRPIRRETGMIGDGTFLTSLLLVQAKDQPLRPARTDRPLPLELLCSALRVDDIALESVQLVQHTQPAPAPHLPEQALATRAYQQLADGPGTPGLRLSWVALKLDPERAATAVAARGGGEQGARKALQRVTDQLAGRLGGAGFTATVLDERELIAALSVATCANPLATAGRQGSGSGAGTTRRTQESGRFWRIDDRWHTTYWISRWPQLSRPDGAPGRVSAPDLINLVTGTAALASTFSLTARPGTGGSVAITGHVRVVGRSESEAGEVGRLLEQRTQNTGLGLVRLDLEQAPGMLATLPLGGTS is encoded by the coding sequence GTGAGGCGACGCAGCACGGGCCACGGCAGGCGCGGCGACCCGGGCGGCGCCGCAACGGCCGCCGGCGCCGAGGCGGTCACCGTCAGGGTGCACCCGCGCGCCGGACTGCTCGGCAGCCGACTGCGGCTGCAGCAACTCGTCCTGGTCGAGGTCGCCGTGGCCCTGGTCGCCCTCGGCTGGACCATCGGCAAGATGGTGGCCGCGGTGTTCGCGGTGCCCGCCGTCCTGCTGCTGGTGCTCGCCGTCGTGCCGCTGCGCGGGCGCACGCTGCCCGAGGCGCTGCGGGTGCGCGCGGCCGGCCGGGCCCGCCGCCGGGAGGCCCTCGGCTACCTCCCGCCGCCCGGCACCGATCCGGGCCTGGCGCCCGTGCTGGAGCTCGAACCGGCGCTGCGCACCTGCACCCACGCCACCGAGAGCGACCTCGGCGCCGGCCGCCCGATCCGCCGGGAGACCGGCATGATCGGCGACGGCACCTTCCTGACCTCGCTGCTGCTCGTCCAGGCCAAGGACCAGCCGCTGCGCCCCGCGCGCACCGACCGTCCGCTGCCGCTGGAGCTGCTCTGCTCGGCGCTGCGGGTGGACGACATCGCGTTGGAGTCCGTCCAGCTGGTCCAGCACACCCAGCCGGCGCCGGCGCCGCACCTGCCCGAGCAGGCGCTGGCCACCCGTGCCTACCAGCAGCTGGCGGACGGGCCGGGCACCCCCGGGCTGCGGCTCAGCTGGGTCGCCCTCAAGCTCGACCCGGAGCGCGCGGCCACCGCGGTGGCCGCCCGCGGCGGCGGCGAGCAGGGCGCGCGCAAGGCGCTGCAACGGGTGACCGACCAGCTGGCCGGGCGCCTGGGCGGCGCCGGTTTCACCGCCACCGTGCTGGACGAGCGCGAGCTGATCGCCGCGCTCTCCGTCGCCACCTGCGCCAACCCACTGGCCACCGCGGGCCGGCAGGGCAGCGGCTCGGGCGCCGGGACCACCCGCAGGACCCAGGAGAGCGGCCGGTTCTGGCGCATCGACGACCGCTGGCACACCACCTACTGGATCTCCCGGTGGCCGCAGCTCAGCCGCCCGGACGGCGCTCCGGGCCGGGTCTCGGCCCCGGACCTGATCAACCTGGTCACCGGCACGGCCGCGCTGGCCAGCACCTTCAGCCTGACCGCCCGCCCCGGCACCGGCGGCTCGGTGGCGATCACCGGGCACGTCCGGGTGGTCGGCCGCAGCGAGAGCGAGGCCGGCGAGGTCGGCCGGCTGCTGGAGCAGCGCACCCAGAACACCGGCCTGGGCCTGGTCCGGCTGGATCTGGAGCAGGCGCCCGGCATGCTCGCCACCCTGCCGCTGGGAGGGACCTCCTGA
- a CDS encoding MinD/ParA family protein has product MSSDRDGVYVGDSAAEDDDDWSDAPDYTPPAWYTQGEPAQAEAPAAAFAPPAPVAQELTPPQDAPPQPMPPQPAPQQDAAPVVTPPVLTPPPVAVAPAEPAPAPAPAPVPAAAPQQHQPYQPPALGPTGGSPWPGTEQPPQQVPPQQLPPQQLPPQPYAPYAPVPPQQQYQPPAPAPAPAPAPAMTTAQQPQPPQQPQAPQPGPGAPWAQQPAPGPVGPVGPVSPIPAQQQPPQSQPQSQPHPVDPRQGGWPQPGTQQPGPPPGYPHQQGVPQAPAAFQQPGGPGRQQPTAHGAPLGYTAAVELSSDRLLRNPPKQQRQGPRLKFGGKAAQAERERRLEIIRTPVMSCYRIAVISLKGGVGKTTTTTALGATLASERQDKVIAIDANPDAGTLGRRVKRQTGATIRDLVTAIPHLRSYMDIRQFTSQDLNSGLEILANDVDPAVSTTFNDSDYRQVIDVLGRQYPIILTDSGTGLLYSAMRGVLDLADQLIIVATPSVDGASSASTTLDWLSAHGYADLVQRSITVVSGVRETSKMIRIEDIVAHFETRCRGVIVVPFDESLSAGAEVNLDMMRPKVREAYFELATLVGEDIARAQHAAAANAGWQQQHQPQPPQQQPPQQQQQQQPWAYQQPPQGGQPWAPQPGQAPPPPPPYGQQPPPPGYGYPQPAPPQDWAQPPAQQRPEQPGPPPAGYGYPQQHQPQPPHQQAPQQQ; this is encoded by the coding sequence TTGAGCAGCGATCGGGACGGCGTCTACGTCGGCGACTCCGCGGCAGAGGACGACGACGACTGGTCCGACGCCCCCGACTACACTCCTCCGGCCTGGTACACCCAGGGCGAACCAGCGCAGGCCGAGGCGCCCGCGGCGGCGTTCGCGCCCCCGGCGCCGGTGGCTCAGGAGCTCACGCCGCCGCAGGACGCGCCCCCTCAGCCGATGCCGCCTCAGCCGGCACCGCAGCAGGACGCGGCGCCTGTGGTGACGCCGCCTGTGCTCACGCCGCCTCCGGTCGCGGTGGCGCCGGCCGAGCCCGCCCCCGCGCCTGCCCCCGCACCGGTACCGGCGGCGGCCCCGCAGCAGCACCAGCCGTACCAGCCGCCGGCCCTGGGCCCGACCGGCGGCTCGCCCTGGCCCGGGACCGAGCAGCCGCCGCAGCAGGTCCCGCCCCAGCAGCTGCCGCCGCAGCAACTCCCGCCGCAGCCCTACGCGCCGTACGCGCCCGTGCCGCCGCAGCAGCAGTACCAGCCGCCGGCCCCTGCACCGGCCCCGGCCCCTGCGCCGGCCATGACGACGGCTCAGCAGCCCCAGCCGCCCCAGCAGCCGCAGGCGCCGCAGCCCGGCCCCGGCGCGCCGTGGGCCCAGCAGCCCGCGCCGGGCCCGGTCGGTCCGGTCGGCCCAGTCAGCCCGATCCCGGCACAGCAGCAGCCGCCGCAGTCACAGCCACAGTCACAGCCGCACCCCGTCGACCCCCGGCAGGGCGGCTGGCCGCAGCCGGGCACCCAGCAGCCCGGCCCGCCGCCCGGCTACCCGCACCAGCAGGGCGTCCCGCAGGCCCCGGCCGCCTTCCAGCAGCCCGGCGGACCGGGCCGGCAGCAGCCGACCGCGCACGGCGCCCCGCTCGGCTACACCGCCGCCGTCGAGCTCTCCTCCGACCGCCTGCTGCGCAACCCGCCGAAGCAGCAACGCCAGGGCCCGCGCCTGAAGTTCGGTGGCAAGGCCGCGCAGGCCGAGCGCGAGCGGCGCCTGGAGATCATCCGCACCCCGGTGATGAGCTGCTACCGGATCGCGGTGATCAGCCTCAAGGGCGGCGTCGGCAAGACCACGACCACCACGGCGCTCGGCGCCACGCTGGCCAGCGAGCGCCAGGACAAGGTGATCGCGATCGACGCCAACCCGGACGCCGGCACGCTCGGACGCCGCGTCAAGCGGCAGACCGGCGCGACCATCCGCGACCTGGTGACGGCCATCCCGCACCTGCGCAGCTACATGGACATCCGGCAGTTCACCTCGCAGGACCTCAACTCCGGCCTGGAGATCCTGGCGAACGACGTCGACCCGGCGGTCTCCACCACCTTCAACGACTCGGACTACCGCCAGGTCATCGACGTGCTGGGCCGCCAGTACCCGATCATCCTGACCGACTCGGGCACCGGCCTGCTCTACAGCGCGATGCGCGGGGTGCTGGACCTGGCCGATCAGCTGATCATCGTCGCCACCCCGAGCGTGGACGGCGCCAGCAGCGCCAGCACCACGCTCGACTGGCTCTCCGCGCACGGCTACGCGGACCTGGTGCAGCGCAGCATCACGGTGGTCTCCGGAGTCCGCGAGACCAGCAAGATGATCCGGATCGAGGACATCGTCGCGCACTTCGAGACCCGCTGCCGCGGCGTCATCGTGGTGCCGTTCGACGAGAGCCTGTCGGCCGGCGCCGAGGTCAACCTCGACATGATGCGACCCAAGGTCCGCGAGGCGTACTTCGAACTGGCCACCCTGGTCGGCGAGGACATCGCCCGCGCGCAGCACGCCGCGGCGGCCAACGCCGGCTGGCAGCAGCAGCACCAGCCGCAACCCCCGCAGCAACAGCCCCCGCAGCAGCAACAGCAGCAACAACCGTGGGCCTACCAGCAGCCCCCGCAGGGCGGCCAGCCCTGGGCCCCGCAGCCGGGCCAGGCCCCGCCGCCCCCGCCGCCGTACGGGCAGCAGCCGCCGCCCCCCGGCTACGGCTACCCGCAGCCCGCACCGCCGCAGGACTGGGCCCAGCCCCCGGCCCAGCAGCGCCCCGAGCAGCCCGGCCCGCCGCCCGCGGGCTACGGCTACCCGCAGCAGCACCAGCCGCAACCTCCGCACCAACAGGCTCCGCAGCAGCAGTGA
- a CDS encoding serine protease produces the protein MAGSEQRHAPAGFRADRALLRIRDLDGRPLGFGFLADLCGTVLTGYEVVAGQPGVLLESAAGESRRLGPEELTELPECGLALLAAGELDGVPLTIGPPAIDPLTLGPQESGRPVLLVQPEGEPAQLPGSLAGIGTALATGPGASRLMAGVLLLELPTAGARQAGLPVLDAQSGAVLGLLAPGLRGVPPGVLAAVPARPADPAQATGPLGALLARNALAAPGYGPALNLGGVLELAARQLAEASAGPSRIVELAADRVDRPDGLAGEEPALPVTVLVGEPGSGRSSELAALAVRRSGGARPLPTLWLRGAELRAGDRTPAQALDRALARVGAAGAAGEPARVHAQVQELARVAAAAGRPLLVVLDGPEEAASALDATWHRETVQWLRDTGARLLMACRPESWECYAGGVEPEAVQLYRLGPLRAEAAERAAERYGVPCPAGEADPLALRLAGQLREAGVEQPAASRAELYAAGLDLCCLRIAQRIADGPGDPAQLRRAAAHRRGAPLPSARSSAGQVRRLAAAVAGRVHEAARRMLGPGQGGLGPTAFAELFPPAAGWAQAVLAEGLFVVAGDGYRLAHEELADWLQGLHLDLDAALRLLLAEDGSRPAAPVVPRHRVGAVALALRTLGESRGASGLEPWLRRLWRVLDVASAAQEGDVGGSDPQWWAARLLAGGLRTSPDPAAHRELLAELAERVAEQAAEMGGFARLRDGRPGGLGRFGPAFWAALPLDPADRVGLLRVLVRADGPEQGFLALAAEQLRAEPQAALPLFCRWFADGRGLAARSGASVADLAQELLYAHRALDVDELTEQLVAAADPRADALLSVLAVEEPSALCRAVDRWSHDPRPERHVAAAVHAVRAAPYASGAGVALLRHAALALLAREDEPGLHGAALALLVRDPGTRSRHLPAALAAYRADDPFVTAQVLAPALESDQEAVLAAFEARLAAPGGGAAQVLRVLAEADPAAGQGDGPAGLPDPRTRLAGRLLRERPERAELVAEYLGHRLARGTAVQGDLTALLGPRPADRPSAVRRAFVLVLAAPAQDALRRGFLDRLLATEQDPAVLEPVLERLALAGAAHGPERARAVVRRIADAWERAGSPAGADRLDAALVRCAGRTAGFALLLAEWPAEALPPAGGPLLARMRELVAQGRDPQYAAARAERDPVRRSAAPASLAAGVPVPERGPAHGTL, from the coding sequence ATGGCGGGCAGTGAGCAGCGGCATGCTCCGGCCGGGTTCCGGGCCGACCGGGCACTGCTGAGAATCCGCGACCTGGACGGGCGTCCGCTCGGCTTCGGCTTCCTGGCCGATCTGTGCGGGACGGTGCTGACCGGGTACGAGGTGGTGGCGGGGCAGCCCGGTGTGCTCCTGGAGAGCGCGGCGGGCGAGAGCCGCCGGCTCGGGCCGGAGGAGCTGACCGAGCTGCCGGAGTGCGGTCTCGCCCTGCTGGCCGCCGGGGAGCTCGACGGCGTGCCGCTCACCATCGGCCCGCCCGCCATCGACCCGCTCACCCTTGGCCCGCAGGAGAGCGGCCGACCGGTGCTGCTGGTGCAGCCGGAGGGGGAGCCGGCACAGCTGCCGGGCAGCCTGGCGGGCATCGGCACGGCGCTGGCGACCGGTCCGGGGGCATCGCGGCTGATGGCGGGGGTGCTGCTGCTCGAGCTGCCCACCGCCGGCGCGCGGCAGGCCGGACTGCCGGTGCTGGACGCGCAGAGCGGTGCCGTGCTCGGACTGCTGGCCCCGGGCCTGCGAGGCGTGCCGCCCGGGGTGCTGGCGGCCGTACCCGCCCGGCCGGCCGACCCCGCGCAGGCCACCGGGCCGCTCGGCGCGCTGCTGGCCCGCAACGCGCTCGCCGCCCCCGGCTACGGACCGGCCCTGAACCTCGGCGGGGTGCTGGAACTGGCCGCCCGCCAGCTGGCCGAGGCGAGCGCCGGTCCGAGCCGGATCGTCGAGCTGGCCGCCGACCGGGTGGACCGGCCCGACGGCCTTGCGGGCGAGGAGCCGGCGCTGCCCGTCACCGTCCTGGTCGGCGAGCCCGGCAGCGGGCGCAGCTCGGAGCTGGCGGCGCTGGCCGTGCGCCGGTCCGGCGGGGCCCGGCCGCTGCCCACCCTCTGGCTGCGCGGGGCGGAGCTGCGGGCCGGTGACCGCACCCCGGCGCAGGCGCTGGACCGCGCACTCGCCCGGGTCGGCGCGGCGGGCGCGGCGGGCGAGCCGGCCCGGGTGCACGCGCAGGTGCAGGAGCTGGCCCGGGTCGCCGCGGCGGCGGGGCGGCCGCTGCTGGTCGTGCTGGACGGGCCGGAGGAGGCCGCGAGCGCGCTGGACGCGACCTGGCACCGGGAGACCGTGCAGTGGCTGCGGGACACCGGCGCGCGGCTGCTGATGGCCTGCCGCCCGGAGAGCTGGGAGTGCTACGCGGGCGGCGTCGAGCCCGAGGCCGTCCAGCTCTACCGGCTCGGTCCGCTGCGCGCCGAGGCCGCCGAACGGGCCGCCGAGCGGTACGGCGTGCCGTGCCCGGCGGGGGAGGCGGACCCGTTGGCGCTGCGGCTGGCCGGGCAGCTGCGCGAGGCGGGGGTCGAGCAGCCGGCCGCGAGCCGCGCGGAGCTGTACGCGGCGGGCCTGGACCTGTGCTGCCTGCGGATCGCCCAGCGGATCGCGGACGGTCCGGGCGATCCGGCGCAGCTGCGGCGGGCGGCCGCGCACCGTCGGGGTGCCCCGCTGCCGTCCGCCCGGTCGAGCGCCGGGCAGGTACGGCGGCTGGCGGCGGCGGTGGCGGGCCGGGTGCACGAGGCGGCCCGGCGGATGCTCGGGCCCGGGCAGGGCGGGCTCGGGCCGACGGCCTTCGCGGAGCTCTTCCCGCCGGCGGCCGGGTGGGCGCAGGCGGTGCTCGCGGAGGGGCTCTTCGTGGTCGCCGGGGACGGCTACCGGCTGGCGCACGAGGAGTTGGCGGACTGGCTGCAGGGGCTGCATCTGGACCTGGACGCGGCGCTGCGGCTGCTGCTGGCCGAGGACGGCTCGCGGCCGGCAGCGCCGGTGGTGCCGCGCCACCGGGTCGGCGCGGTCGCGCTGGCGCTGCGGACGCTGGGCGAGAGCCGCGGGGCGTCCGGTCTTGAGCCCTGGCTGCGGCGGCTGTGGCGGGTGCTGGACGTCGCGAGCGCCGCGCAGGAGGGGGACGTCGGCGGGAGCGACCCGCAGTGGTGGGCGGCCCGGTTGCTGGCGGGTGGGCTGCGGACCAGCCCCGACCCGGCGGCCCATCGCGAGCTGCTGGCCGAGCTCGCGGAGCGGGTCGCCGAACAGGCCGCCGAGATGGGCGGCTTCGCCCGGCTGCGGGACGGCCGCCCTGGCGGGCTCGGCCGGTTCGGGCCGGCCTTCTGGGCCGCGCTGCCGCTCGATCCGGCCGACCGGGTGGGGTTGTTGCGCGTCCTGGTCCGGGCGGACGGTCCGGAGCAGGGCTTCCTCGCCCTGGCTGCCGAGCAGTTGAGGGCCGAGCCGCAGGCGGCGCTGCCGCTGTTCTGCCGCTGGTTCGCCGACGGCCGGGGGCTGGCCGCCCGCTCCGGCGCGAGCGTCGCGGACCTCGCGCAGGAGCTGCTCTACGCCCACCGGGCGCTGGACGTCGACGAGTTGACGGAGCAGCTGGTCGCCGCGGCGGACCCGCGGGCGGACGCGCTGCTCAGCGTGCTGGCCGTCGAGGAGCCGTCCGCGCTCTGCCGGGCGGTCGACCGCTGGAGTCACGACCCGCGCCCCGAGCGGCATGTGGCCGCCGCCGTGCACGCGGTGCGGGCCGCGCCCTACGCGAGCGGCGCGGGGGTGGCGCTGCTGCGCCACGCGGCCCTCGCCCTGCTGGCCAGGGAGGACGAACCGGGGCTGCACGGCGCGGCGCTGGCGCTGCTGGTGCGCGACCCGGGGACCCGTTCCAGGCACCTGCCCGCCGCGCTGGCGGCATACCGCGCGGACGACCCGTTCGTCACGGCGCAGGTGCTGGCCCCGGCGCTGGAGAGCGACCAGGAGGCGGTGCTGGCGGCCTTCGAGGCGCGGCTGGCGGCACCCGGCGGCGGGGCGGCGCAGGTGCTGCGGGTCCTCGCGGAGGCGGACCCGGCGGCCGGACAGGGCGACGGGCCGGCCGGGCTGCCGGATCCGCGCACCAGGCTGGCCGGCCGGCTGCTGCGCGAGCGACCCGAGCGGGCCGAGCTGGTCGCGGAGTACCTGGGCCACCGGCTGGCGCGCGGCACCGCCGTCCAGGGCGATCTGACCGCGCTGCTCGGCCCGCGGCCGGCCGATCGCCCGTCCGCCGTCCGCCGGGCCTTCGTGCTGGTGCTGGCGGCCCCGGCGCAGGACGCGCTGCGGCGCGGGTTCCTGGACCGGCTGCTCGCCACCGAGCAGGATCCGGCGGTGCTGGAACCCGTCCTGGAGCGGCTGGCGCTGGCCGGCGCCGCGCACGGACCCGAGCGGGCTCGCGCGGTGGTGCGCCGGATCGCCGACGCCTGGGAGCGGGCCGGGAGCCCGGCCGGCGCCGACCGGCTGGACGCCGCACTGGTGCGCTGCGCGGGCCGGACGGCCGGTTTCGCCCTGCTGCTGGCCGAGTGGCCGGCCGAAGCGCTGCCCCCGGCCGGCGGCCCGCTGCTGGCCCGGATGCGTGAGCTGGTGGCGCAGGGGCGGGACCCGCAGTACGCCGCCGCGCGGGCCGAACGGGACCCCGTACGGCGCAGCGCCGCACCGGCCTCGCTCGCAGCGGGTGTTCCGGTGCCGGAGCGCGGACCGGCGCATGGCACGCTATAG
- the truB gene encoding tRNA pseudouridine(55) synthase TruB, protein MKRKGTGPDGLVIVDKPEGITSHGVVAKMRWLAGTRKVGHAGTLDPMATGVLIIGVERATRLLGHLMLTAKTYEATIRLGQTTVTDDREGEVTASAPAQAVTREAIDAGIGLLTGEIMQVPSKVSAIKIDGKRSYTRVREGEEFEIPARPTTVYSFTVHAQRAAVAEDGTPVIDLDVTVECSSGTYIRALARDLGAGLGVGGHLTALRRTRVGPYGVESARTLEQLEEKFEVLPIGEAATAAFPRWEIGADEARLLSTGVRLPAPGLGVDGPIAVFGPDGTFLALVEEKDGKAVPVAVFVG, encoded by the coding sequence ATGAAGCGCAAAGGCACTGGCCCCGACGGCCTGGTCATCGTCGACAAGCCGGAGGGCATCACCTCGCACGGGGTGGTGGCCAAGATGCGGTGGCTGGCCGGGACCAGGAAGGTCGGCCACGCCGGGACGCTGGACCCGATGGCCACCGGCGTCCTGATCATCGGCGTCGAGCGGGCCACCCGGCTGCTCGGGCACCTGATGCTCACCGCCAAGACGTACGAGGCCACCATCCGGCTCGGCCAGACCACCGTGACCGACGACCGGGAGGGTGAGGTCACCGCCTCGGCCCCGGCGCAGGCGGTGACCCGGGAGGCGATCGACGCCGGGATCGGGCTGCTGACCGGCGAGATCATGCAGGTGCCGTCGAAGGTCAGCGCCATCAAGATCGACGGCAAGCGCTCGTACACCCGGGTGCGCGAGGGCGAGGAGTTCGAGATCCCGGCCCGGCCGACCACGGTGTACTCGTTCACCGTGCACGCCCAGCGCGCGGCGGTGGCCGAGGACGGCACGCCGGTGATCGACCTGGACGTCACCGTGGAGTGCTCGTCCGGCACCTACATCCGGGCGCTGGCCCGGGACCTGGGGGCCGGCCTCGGCGTCGGCGGGCACCTGACGGCGCTGCGCCGCACCCGGGTGGGCCCGTACGGCGTGGAGTCGGCGCGCACCCTGGAGCAGCTGGAGGAGAAGTTCGAGGTGCTGCCGATCGGCGAGGCCGCCACGGCTGCCTTCCCGCGCTGGGAGATCGGCGCGGACGAGGCCCGGCTGCTCTCCACCGGGGTGCGGCTGCCGGCGCCCGGGCTCGGGGTGGACGGCCCGATCGCGGTCTTCGGGCCGGACGGCACCTTCCTCGCGCTGGTGGAGGAGAAGGACGGCAAGGCGGTGCCGGTCGCGGTGTTCGTCGGATAA
- a CDS encoding bifunctional oligoribonuclease/PAP phosphatase NrnA, producing the protein MTAVEPAAAGSARAFSTSTVEDALAVLPGQRAQSSDRFEQEWRWLIAAIGRTPSIDLICHINPDGDALGSALAAGIALRSLGHTVRVSFGDDPQIIPESLSFLPGQELIVPASAVPDRPELAICFDVASEGRLGLLHGKVFAADAMMLIDHHASNPGFGRHRIIDPSAPATAVLVDELLRRLGVPLDQDLAACLYTGIATDTGSFKYAATTPATHELAGRLLATGIRHDLISRQLWDTCSFGYLKVLAAALDRAVYEPESIGGRGLVWTWVPYQDLALFGVTVEEIEGLIDILRRPAEAEVALVLKQDPDGTLRGSCRSKGAVDVAAACAELGGGGHVHAAGFSAREAVPAVLARFRAALG; encoded by the coding sequence GTGACAGCGGTTGAGCCGGCGGCAGCCGGTTCGGCGAGGGCGTTCTCCACCAGCACGGTGGAGGACGCCCTCGCGGTGCTTCCGGGCCAGCGCGCGCAGTCGTCGGACCGTTTCGAGCAGGAGTGGCGCTGGCTGATCGCGGCCATCGGGCGCACCCCCTCGATCGATCTGATCTGCCACATCAACCCGGACGGCGACGCACTCGGCTCGGCGCTGGCCGCCGGGATCGCGCTGCGCTCACTCGGGCACACCGTCCGGGTCTCCTTCGGTGACGATCCGCAGATCATCCCCGAGTCGCTCTCCTTCCTGCCGGGTCAGGAGCTGATCGTGCCGGCCTCCGCCGTGCCCGACCGCCCCGAGCTGGCGATCTGCTTCGACGTCGCCTCCGAGGGCCGGCTCGGGCTGCTGCACGGCAAGGTGTTCGCGGCGGACGCGATGATGCTGATCGACCACCACGCCTCCAACCCGGGCTTCGGCCGGCACCGGATCATCGATCCGAGCGCGCCGGCCACCGCCGTGCTGGTCGACGAGCTGCTGCGCCGGCTGGGCGTCCCGCTCGACCAGGACCTGGCCGCCTGCCTCTACACCGGCATCGCCACCGACACCGGTTCGTTCAAGTACGCCGCCACCACCCCCGCGACCCACGAGCTGGCCGGCCGGCTGCTGGCCACTGGGATCCGGCACGACCTGATCTCCCGCCAGCTCTGGGACACCTGCTCGTTCGGCTACCTCAAGGTGCTCGCCGCCGCGCTGGACCGCGCGGTGTACGAGCCGGAGTCGATCGGTGGGCGGGGTCTGGTGTGGACCTGGGTGCCGTACCAGGACCTGGCGCTCTTCGGCGTCACGGTCGAGGAGATCGAGGGCCTGATCGACATCCTGCGCCGCCCGGCCGAGGCCGAGGTCGCCCTGGTGCTCAAGCAGGACCCGGACGGCACCCTGCGCGGCTCCTGCCGCTCCAAGGGCGCGGTCGACGTGGCCGCCGCCTGCGCCGAGCTGGGCGGTGGCGGGCATGTGCACGCCGCCGGGTTCTCGGCCCGCGAGGCCGTACCGGCCGTGCTGGCCCGGTTCCGCGCCGCGCTCGGCTGA
- a CDS encoding bifunctional riboflavin kinase/FAD synthetase, translating to MQRWRGLEEIPGDWGRSVVTIGSFDGVHLGHQLIISRAVERARELGARTVLVTFDPHPSEVVRPGSHPPLLAPQPRRAELVATLGVDAVLVLPFTLEFSQESPQQFVQQALVDALHARLVIEGPNFRFGHKAAGDVALLAELGRAADFEVEVVDLQIRGEVAGGEPFSSSLARRLVAAGDVRGAAEVLGRPHQVEGIVVRGAQRGRELGFPTANVDTVPHSAIPADGVYAGWLTADGERMPAAISVGTNPTFDGTSRTVEAYAIDRVGLDLYGMHVSVDFLAYLRGMEKFDSIDALLERMAVDVKQAKELTAAG from the coding sequence GTGCAGCGCTGGCGTGGCCTGGAGGAGATTCCCGGCGACTGGGGACGCAGCGTCGTCACCATCGGTTCCTTCGACGGAGTGCACCTGGGACACCAACTGATCATCAGTCGCGCGGTCGAGCGGGCCCGTGAACTCGGCGCCAGGACCGTGCTGGTGACCTTCGACCCGCACCCCAGCGAGGTGGTCCGCCCCGGCAGCCACCCGCCGCTGCTGGCCCCGCAGCCGCGCCGGGCCGAGCTGGTGGCGACGCTGGGTGTGGACGCGGTGCTGGTGCTGCCGTTCACGCTGGAGTTCTCCCAGGAGTCGCCGCAGCAGTTCGTCCAGCAGGCGCTGGTGGACGCGCTGCACGCGCGGCTGGTGATCGAGGGTCCCAACTTCCGGTTCGGCCACAAGGCGGCCGGCGATGTCGCGCTGCTGGCCGAGCTGGGCCGGGCGGCCGACTTCGAGGTCGAGGTGGTCGATCTGCAGATCCGCGGCGAGGTGGCCGGCGGCGAGCCGTTCTCGTCCAGCCTGGCCCGCCGGCTGGTGGCGGCGGGCGATGTGCGCGGCGCGGCCGAGGTGCTGGGCCGTCCGCACCAGGTCGAGGGGATCGTGGTGCGCGGCGCGCAGCGCGGGCGCGAACTCGGCTTCCCGACGGCCAACGTGGACACCGTGCCGCACAGCGCGATCCCGGCCGACGGCGTGTACGCGGGCTGGCTGACCGCGGACGGCGAGCGGATGCCCGCGGCGATCTCGGTCGGCACCAACCCGACCTTCGACGGCACCAGCCGCACGGTCGAGGCCTACGCCATCGACCGGGTGGGTCTGGATCTCTACGGGATGCACGTCTCGGTGGACTTCCTCGCCTACCTGCGCGGGATGGAGAAGTTCGACTCGATCGACGCGCTGCTCGAACGGATGGCGGTCGACGTCAAGCAGGCCAAGGAGCTCACCGCGGCCGGCTGA
- a CDS encoding DUF503 domain-containing protein: protein MFVGTLTFDLLLGDVHSLKEKRSIVRPIVAELQRKYSVCAAEVGNQDLHRRAEIGLAVVSGDAGYVTEILDSCERLVAGRPEVQLLSARRRYHGDDDE, encoded by the coding sequence ATGTTCGTAGGAACACTCACCTTCGATCTGCTCCTGGGCGATGTCCATTCGCTCAAGGAGAAGCGTTCGATCGTGCGGCCCATCGTGGCCGAGCTGCAGCGCAAGTACAGCGTGTGCGCAGCGGAAGTCGGGAACCAGGATCTGCACCGCAGGGCCGAGATCGGTCTGGCGGTGGTGTCCGGCGATGCCGGGTATGTCACCGAGATCCTGGACAGCTGTGAGCGGTTGGTCGCCGGCCGCCCCGAGGTGCAGCTGCTCTCCGCGAGGAGGCGCTACCACGGCGATGACGATGAATGA